From the genome of Natronolimnobius baerhuensis:
GTGTCGCAGAGATCGACGTGACCCAGGGGCTTCCCCGGCTTATCGAGCTGGTCGACGCCCGAAAGACGCCCGACACGCCGATGATGACCGTCCATCTCGAGGACGAGTACGCCACGGAGCGAGAGATGGCCCACAAGGTCGTCTGGAACATCGAGGCAACGAAAATCCTCGCACTGGGTGACGTCTCGACGAACGTCGCCGACATGCGCGTCCAGATCTCGCTCAACCGCGACACACTCGAGGAGCGTATGATCACGCCCGAGGAAGTCGCAGAGATCATCGAGGACAACCTCTCGGTTAGTACGGTTCAGCAGGGTACCGAGATTCAGTTCGGTCCCGAGGAGCCGTCCTATCGCGACCTGCTCCAACTGGTCGAAGAACTGCGCGACATCACATTCAAGGGTATCGAGGAGGTTTCCCGCGTCGTTATCCGTCGCGAGGAAATGGACGAGGGACACGAGGAGTTCGTCCTCTACACTGAAGGGTCGGCCTTCGGCGATGTCCTCGAGATCGAGGGCGTCGACGCCTCCCGGACGACGTGTAACAACATCCACGAAATCCATCGTAACCTCGGTATCGAGGCTGCCCGTGAGGCCATCATCGAGGAGACCCACAACACGCTCGCCGAGCAGGGACTTGACGACGTCAACGTCCGACACCTGATGCTCGTCGCTGACATGATGACCAACCGCGGCGAGATCGAGTCGATTGGCCGCCATGGTATCTCCGGGTCGAAAGACTCCGTACTCGCTCGTGCTGCGTTCGAGGTGACAGTCAACCACCTGCTCAACGCCGCAATTCACGGCGAGATCGACACCCTGCAGGGCGTTACCGAGAACGTCATCGTTGGCAAGCCGATCAAACTCGGCACCGGCGACGTCGACCTGCGGATGGGCTCGACGACGCCCGGCGGCAGTCAGGCCGACTGATCGATGGGGGTTACCCTCGACGACGAGGCCCGACAGTATCTCGCTGCGTTCGAAGACGTGACGGGTGTGTCGGGTATCGACTGCATCGTCCAGTCCGCCACTGACGTCGACCTCGAGCCAGCCCACACCCAGGAGACAGCTGCTGGGGCTGCAACCGCTGGCGATCACACTGGCGCCGATGACGATGACGACCAACTAATCGTCGTCGTCTCGAGTGACGCAATGGGTGAAGCAATCGGTCCCGGCGGTCGAACGGTCAGGCGCTTCGAGGACGAACTCGGGATGTCGGTTCGGCTCGTTGCCGACGCAGACGACCCAGAGACGTTCGTCGCGAACACGCTCGCGCCCGCAGCGGTCTACAACGTCACGATCAGCGAAAACGACGATACCGTTGCCTACGTCGAAGTGGCAACCGAGGACCGTGGCGTCGCAATCGGGTCGAACGGACAGACAATCGAGGCCGCACGACGACTCGCGCAGCGCCATTTCGGCATCGACGACGTGCAGTTGGTCTAACTCGATTGCAATGCTGGCAGTTCCGCTCTCGACCGTCAGTCGCTTTGACGTTTATTTTAGCCAAGCAGTGATACCGCCAGACAAACGAGACTCGACGTTTTACCCTCTCTGTCGGTCGAAACGCTGTCCTGACTGGGATCCGGTCGTTTGCGACGAGGTGATGAGCATCGCGCTCGAGCGACGAAACGCCACGAGAATCCTTCGTTGACCCCCCTCGAGCGCTCTCGAGGCGTAACGCCGAATCGAAACGGGTCGCTTAAGTGCCTTCGACGGATAGCGACGCGCATGGCAAACGGCAAATACGCCGCGCGCAAGCTCAAGAAAGACCGCCAGGAGCAGCGGTGGTCCGACTCGGACTATGCGCGCCGTGCCCGTGGACTTCGCGAGAAGTCCGACCCACTCGAGGGAGCGCCCCAGGGTCGAGGTATCGTTCTCGAAAAGGTCGGCATCGAAGCAAAGCAGCCAAACTCGGCAATTCGAAAGTGTGTCCGAGTGCAGCTGATCAAAAACGGAAAGCAAGTCACCGCGTTCTGTCCCGGTGACGGTGCCATTTCGTTCATCGACGAGCACGACGAAGTTACCATCGCCGGTATCGGTGGGGCGAAGGGTCGTGCAATGGGTGACCTCTCCGGTGTCAACTACAAGGTTGACAAGGTCAACGGCGTCGCAATGAAAGAACTCGTTCGCGGAAACGCAGAGAAACCGGTGCGATAATCATGGCGGCAGAAGACCAACCAGACCCAGACGCCCCAGCCGGCGGCGCAGACGTGTCGGCACAGCTCTTTGGCGAGTGGGAACTCGGCGAACTCGAGTACGCCGACCCATCGACCGAGCGCTACATCACGGTGACGCCAGTCGCACATACCGCTGGTCGCCACGCCAGAAAGCAGTTCCAGAAGTCCCAGATCTCGATTGTCGAGCGCTTCATCAACCGTCTCATGCAGACGGAAGAGAACACGGGCAAGAAACAGCAGGCCCTCAGCGCTGTTCGTGACTCGTTCGAACTGATCCACGAGCGCACCGAGGAGAACCCAATTCAGGTTCTCGTCACCGCCGTCGAGAACTCGGCCCCACGAGAGGAGACCGTCCGCCTGAAATACGGTGGTATCTCGGTCCCGAAGGCCGTCGACGTCGCTCCACAGCGCCGTGTCGACCAGGCTCTGAAGTTCCTCGCAGACGGTGTCTACAACGACTCGTTCAAGACGCCAACGTCCGTCCCGGAGGCCATCGCCTCCCAGCTGATTGGCGCAGCGAACTACGACGTCCAGACGTACGCCGTCAGCCAGAAAGAAGAAAAAGAGCGCGTCGCGGCAGCCGCACGCTAACGCTCGAGTCGATTTTCTCTCGTTTCTTTCTTTTTCGCCCCGGTAGCGGTGGCTCTATCGCTCGGCTACACAATGACTTGTCCTGCTGTTCGCTACGCTGCAACCCGTTCGAGCGGCTGCTCTCGAATCTGTCTCGCGAGTTTCGACAGACAAATCGCACTACGGCGTCCATCTACCTACATTTAATACCCCGCGGTAACCGATACTAATAGAGACGTGGTGTTGGAATCGACACAGCGGATACTCGTTGTCCATCGCGAGCGGCCGCTCTCCGTCATCGACTCTGAGCGCCTCTCCGTTCCGATTGCTATCGATCAGGTGTCCTTCGATATCTCGATCCTCGAGCAACTCGAGAACTGCTATGACCTACTGGTCCTCGACTGGCACCTCGAGCAGCCGGACGCTCGCGGTGTCCTCGATGCCTTCCGCCAGACCGCGCCCGAGAGTTGGGTGCTCGCACTCGCCGCAGAAGTGCCCGACGATGATCCAGTTGACCGCGGCGTCGACGAAGTCCTCGTCGAACCAGTCGCTCCAACCGCCCTCGCTGGGACCCTCGAGCGCTTGCTTTTCCAGTGTGCCTACGAGCGAACGATGCACAACCTGTTCCGTCTCTCGACCGAACGCGCCGTCCTCGAGACCGAACTCGAGTCGGATGTGGCTGTCGGGGATCAGTATCAGTCCGTTGTACAGGAGCTACAGACCTGTCGTGAGCGTGCAGCGTCGATTCGTGCGGAACTGTCAGGAGACTCGTTCGACCAGACGCTTCGACAGCTGTTTAGTGAGTGATAAACGCAGTCGATAATCGATTCGTTCTTACAGGTGTACTGTGAGTCTCACTCGAGACTCGTTTTGCAGTAGCTACAGCGCTAGCTATTTTTCGTTATATATAATATTACCGCCAATATTTATGATATATTAAGATAGATTAATTTCTGATCGGCCACATTTTACAGTCGTACCATGCAAGACATGACAGAATACCTCGCGAAACACCCACGAATGATTGGCGTGCTGTTCACAATTATGATTTTGTTGTCACAATCAGGGACCGCAGCGGCGAGCGCTTCTGCCTATTACGGGCCGTGAATTACAGGATGTCCATTTCTATCGTATCACTCCAATATAGCTGATTTTCAAATAGAACTGGGAACCTGCCTATATCAAAAAACTCCCCTAGTTGTGATATATCGGTTGGGAACCAACCAGTCTGATCTGGAATAATGTAGTAATCTTCGATAGGGTCTATATCCGGAGTGAAGACTCCCCCATTTGATGATCTCACTTCGCCATATGCAATAATATTGGATTCATACCCATCTTCCCCCTGCCTGACTAAGCAAATATCTGGCATTGCCGTTTCTGATTGTGCGATTGTTGCCCTGCCATCGCCGACAATAAGATACTGTTGTCCGATAATATTCTCGATTCTTGCGACATCAAGTGCCGCGTATAGAGGAAATCCGCCATTTAGCAATTGGGCGATTACACTTCCCATCTTCACTGCACCACTATTGACAATATCTCCTAGTGTTACAATACCACCAATACTCCCCGCATCAATGAGATGGAGCCCTTGGTCGTGGGATTGACACGCATTCAGTAAAAACGCCTCTACCCCCACTGAGTCCATAGTTGACGCGTCAAATTTCCCATCTGAACACTGGAATCCTTCCCTATCGATGTGGCCAATATAGTGAAAAAAGTCGCTCTCGGTGGCGAGTGTGTTCTTGAGTTCGGCCGTTGTGAAATCGTAATGAATGGACACATTGAACGGCAGTCGGTTGTGTGTTCCGTAGAACCCATTTACCGACTCAAGTTCGTCCTGCATCTCTGCATCATTACAGACGACTTCTATTTCAATGGGGTCTGGTCGTGGCGTTCGACCAATTCGATTGTAGTATGCCGAAACTGGTGTCGTACTATTGATGTCTGTGCCGTGTATACTCTGCCAGACTTGCGTAATTGTTGTTTGTGGAGGGTGGTCGGCAGTATCTGAATCAGATATCGGTGTCTCTTGATTTCCACGGATTGGACTTGCACTCCGGACAAAATCAGCACGAGTAAATGAGTCAATTGCTTCAACTGTCTCTTTGGTTGGCTCTGGTGTCTCTGTCTTTTCATCAATACTAATTATCGCAAGTTCGTCCGCCAAAAATGGAAGGAAATCAATGGTTTCGGCCACTGCGTTGACCTGTGTCTCGAGTCTCCAATTAGGATAGTACTCGTCAATAGAGGCTGAATCAACCTCGAGATAGGCCTGAACCCGCTCATGGAGCGGACGGCTATACATCTCCTCGAGATCAAACTCGAGAAGTGGTTCAATTGCTTTTCGTCTGTACAACGGAAGTGGTGTTGGTCCTTCAGTTCGAACGACGCAATCGAGAACGAAGATATGTTTTAATACCCGTTTGACAGTGTTCTCGAATCCGTCCGGGCCACAGAGAGAGTACGTATACCCTGACTCAGTCATGATCTGTGGCTCGGAACCGGATCGAATGGTTGCACCCAGATAATATGAAAGTGGTGTGACGACGAATATGTCCTGTAATTTCGGAGGCACAACTATCTCGATACCTGTCTCTAATTCTGTAAGTGTATCTGGAATTTCAAGTTCGTCGCCGACCTCAAGCATCGGAGGATGGCCACGGAGCGTCGGGTATGATCGTTCTGCAGAGGTTGTCTTTAACGCAGAACTAAATATCGAGACAGCCTCCATCACATCCGTTGGCTTGGTCGTCGTCGTAATCGTGTCTGCTGGTCGTCGATGAAATGATCGTGCACCAATCAGGCACTGTGTCTCCCCATCGAAGGAAATATGCGTTTGTTCGTTATCTGAATAGATATATACGGAACTATTGATGTGTGCGTAGACTTTGAGTGACCCAGAAATGTCGAGATTGTAGGTTCCGTGAGGAAAATACGCGTGATCGTCTGATTGGACTTCTGCCTTCATCAACCCCTCTTTGTTGCGAACAAGAACGCGATTCATCGTTGGAAGTACGATTTCGTCCGTTACGATCTGTGCCGCCGTCCCGATTGGAAACGGAATGCCATGCTCTTCAACCGGTTCCGGCGACACCGCACGAGGCGTCTGCAGATGATAGCGCCGTCGCTCGATGGGGTCGATAATCTCGAGTCCGGTATCGGTGGCGTCGAATGTCGGTTTCATTAGACGGGGTCCATCGGTCTGGTCGACGAGATGGCGTCAGTTACGCTGAATCAGAACGCGACCAGTATGACTGTGTTGTCGCTGAGTCAGGAGCGTGAGATCCAGCCGGACTTTCGCCCCTCGTCCGTAAGTGACCAGCGCTCTTCGTAGCCGTCCGCCCGATCTTGTACTTCGAGGACGACATCGAATAGCGACGAAAGCACCGAGACGATGGTCGCATCGTGTTCGACCGGCAAATGGCAGTGAAACATGCCGTCGGCGGCTGTCGTTCGGCCGGTGATCAGATGCAGAAAGGTGAACACGGTTTCTCTGTCGGACGCCTCGAGGAGTGGCAACAGTGAGTCGATGCCGACGCGCAGTTCGGCGGGTTCGAGGCCGTCGGCGTCAGTGTCGAAGAATTCAATTGCACTCGAGATAGCGATGCCGACGTCTGCGAGGGAGTCAACGGTAACGCGTGCTGGGGCAACGGTCGAAGAGTTGGTCGTTGCTGTCGGCGCGGTGGCTGTCTCGGGGTGGGGGGGTGTGGATGGCGTGTCCGGGTCGGTCTCGTCTGCGGTCGGTGGTGACTGGTGGGCGGTGGTGCCGCGTGCGGGGGCGTCGTACGTGATGTGTCGGAACGTTGCGGGCGTTGAGTCTGCTCCGGGTGTGGGCCAGACCGCCTGACCGGTTGTCGAGACGGCGATGCGCCGTCGCAGAGTGTCAACACTGGATTCGTCTCCGAACAGTCGGCGACAGATGTCTCGACGGTGGTCTGGTTGAAGCGAGCCGACGACGAGGACGCTCGCGCCGTCGTGTTTTAGCTGACGCAGTTTCGTCGTGAACCCCCCGTCGGTCGACGTATCGCCGCTGACTGGACCCGAGAACATCAGTTGTATGATCAGAAAAGATGGCGTAATAAACATTAAACGTTCGGGTCTCTTGTCAGCGCCTGATACTGGTTCCCAGACAGCGCCGATCACGCTCGAGCGTTCTCACGAACCCCCGTTTGTGTCTCCTGTCTTGAGACGCGCTGTGGACTAGTCGGCGGCGACGCCACCGTTGCCGACGTACGACCGTGTTGCATCGACGAGCACCTGTCGGTAGCTACTCGAGTCGGGTTCGCGCGCGAGTTCCCGGAATCGGTGTTTGAACCCCTCGAAATCGACCTCCGGGGCGTCGAGTGTGGCCGTGTGTGCGAGGTCATACAGTCGGTGATCAGTCTCAACGAGGTCGTGGCGCTCGGCGAGTGCGAGCGCGAACGCGGCGTTCACTGCCGTAATATCTGGATCCGCGCTTGCAGAGAGTCGCTCGAGGCCCGGGCGGGAGGCTGGGTCTGGTCGGTCCGCGATGGCGGCTGCGAGACTGGACTCGAGATAGGAGAGCAGTTTTTCGCCGGGGCCGACGGCGAGCGTGATGTCGTCGGCGTAGATGTCTTTCATGTGGTTGGCGATCTGGTAGCAGTGTGAGAGTTTGCGCCGCTCGACGGACTTGCCTGCGAGTGCGAGGTAGAGGACTTCCTCAATCGACTGGGTGTGGGAGGGGTGGTTCTGTTCGTGGCGAGCCATGTGTGAGAACTCGTGGAGGGCGAGCTCGCGGGCCATCGCACTCGAGGCGGCCTGGTGGGAGATGTTCAGGACGTGGTGGTCGTCGTAGTGGGCGGCCCAGGTTCGTTCATCGGGGTTGTCGCGGAGATGGACGTAGACAGGCAGCGAGAGATCGTGTTCTGTTTCGAAGAGGTCCCGAGCGCCGAGAAATGGAGTTGTTGGGCCGGGCCCCTGTACGCGTATATCCATGGGTAGCTATACCAGGGGTTGGGGCTGTATGTCTTTTACGCCGGGTTGCACTTGCAGCGAGGGGTGGGTAGGTGGGTTGGTGGGTTCGGAGACAGCGCTGCTCGTTCTGTGCGTGGTGTTGTCTCACGCAAACTGGATATTCCAGCGTTCGAACCGGATTCTGTGTCATTTTCGGCGGCGACGAAACACTACCCTTTTGACCCCGCTACCGGTAACAGGGTATATATGGGCCGACGCAAGAAGATCGTCCAAGAGTGTGAACGGTTGATGGACGAACCGGAGAACATCCGGAACATCGCCATCGCCGCTCACGTTGACCACGGAAAAACAACGCTTTCTGACAACCTCCTCGCGGGTGCGGGCATGATCTCGGATGAGACTGCCGGCGAACAGCTCGCGATGGACACGGAAGAAGACGAGCAGGAACGTGGGATTACCATCGACGCGGCAAACGTTTCGATGACCCACGAGTACGAAGACACCAACCACCTGATCAACCTGATCGATACGCCGGGCCACGTCGACTTCGGTGGCGACGTGACGCGTGCGATGCGTGCAGTCGACGGTGCGCTCGTCGTCGTCGACGCTGTCGAGGGTGCCATGCCACAGACCGAAACGGTCCTGCGCCAGGCACTCCGCGAGGGCGTCAAGCCGACCCTGTTCATTAACAAGGTCGACCGCCTGATTTCGGAACTCCAGGAAGGACCAGAGGAGATGCAACAGCGTCTCGTCTCGGTCATCAACGACGTCAACGAACTCATCCGCGGCATGACCGAGGATATGGACGACGTCGAAGATTGGACCGTCTCCGTCGAAGGCGGTACCGTCGGCTTCGGTTCTGCACTCTACAAGTGGGGTGTCTCCATGCCATCGATGCAGCGAACCGGGATGGACTTCGCTGAGATCATGGAACTCGAGCGCTCCGATAAGCGCCAGGAACTTCACGAGAAGACGCCGCTGTCGGATGTCGTCCTCGACATGGTCTGTGAGCACTTCCCGAACCCAGTCGACGCACAGCCACGTCGTATCCCACGTGTCTGGCGTGGTGACGCTGACTCCGAACTCGCAGACACGATGCGTCTCGTCGACGAAGACGGCGAGGTCGTCTTCATGGTCACCGACATCGGGATGGACCCACACGCCGGTGAAATCGCCTCCGGTCGTGTCTTCTCGGGGTCCCTCGAGAAGGGTCAGGAGCTGTACGTCTCCGGGACCGCGGGCAAGAACCGCGTCCAGTCCGTCGGGATCTACATGGGTGGCGAGCGCGAGGAAGTTGAAGAGGTTCCCGCAGGGAACATCGCGGCCGTCACCGGCCTGCGCGATGCCATCGCCGGCTCGACTGTCTCCTCCGTCGAGATGACGCCGTTCGAGTCCATCGAGCACATCTCGGAGCCAGTCATTACGAAGTCCGTCGAGGCACAGAACATGGACGACCTGCCAAAGCTCATCGAGACGCTGCGCCAGGTCTCCAAGGAAGACCCAACGATCCAGATTACGATTAACGAGGACACTGGCGAGCACCTCATTTCGGGTCAGGGTGAGCTTCACCTCGAGGTCATCACGCAGCGTATCGAGAAGAACCAGGGGATTCCAGTCAACACTGGTGAGCCAATCGTTGTCTACCGCGAGCAGCCCCAGGAAGCAAGTCCAGAGGTCGAGGGTATCTCCCCGAACCGCCACAACCGCTTCTACATCTCTATCCAGCCGATGACGAAAGACCTCGTCGAGACCATCCAGCTCGGCGAAGCCTCGATGGACATGCCAGAGCAGGAACGCCGTGAAGCCCTGCAGGATGCTGGGATGGAGAAGGATACGTCCCAGAACGTCGAGCACATCCACGGGACCAACATCCTCATCGACGACACGAAGGGTATCCAGCACCTGAACGAGACGATGGAACTCGTCATCGAAGGGTTCGAGGATGCACTGGACAACGGCCCGCTCGCAAATGAGCCAGTCCAGGGGACGCTTATCCGCCTGCACGATGCCCGACTCCACGAGGACACCATCCACCGTGGCCCGGCACAGGTCATCCCCGCCACGCGTGAGGCACTTCACAACTCCCTGATCGAGGGTCGCATCAAGATGCTCGAGCCGATGCAGGACGTCCGTATCGACGTGCCAAACGACCACATGGGTGCCGCCTCCGGCGAGATCCAGGGTCGTCGTGGCCGCGTCGACGACATGTACCAGGAGGGTGACCTCATGGTTGTCGAGGGTATCGCACCCGTCGACGAACTGATTGGCTTCGCAAGCGACATCCGCTCTGCGACCGAGGGTCGTGCCTCCTGGAATACGGAGAACGCCGGCTTCGAGGTCATGTCCGACTCGCTCCAGCGCGAGAAGATCATGGAGATCCGCGAGCGCAAGGGCATGAAGCTCGAACTCCCAGAGCGCATCCAGTATATCTAAGCAGTCGCCGTCTCGAGCGGTATCGCGTTTTTTCTTTCGAAACACTTGACAGCGCCAGCGATATACGAAACAGAGACACGCCTGTGCGTAAGAAGTGAGTGTCAGTTCGACGCGTCGTCACTGCGCCGAAAATGGCTGGTGAATCACGCCAGCCATCGACGATACGTTCACGTGTATTGCAAGCCCCGGCGCGTGGCCTGCATGTTGATTGATTCCAGTGTGACACATAATGCTATTCGAAGGAAAGCCGACTCTCACTCAGTGAGCTATGTCTTCGACTTAGAACCCTCTGTCTTATCGAATACTCATCTACTCGAGAGTGTCTATCTCGAGTACTGCTCTCGTCGTCTTTGACGCACTCTGTACGTGCAACGCGACTCGTTCTCGAGAATAGATACGATACGAAAACTGCGGTGACTACTCGCGCTCGCCGGCACCGAGTGCTGCTTCGCCGACCTTCTCGTGGCCTTCGATGACTTCCTGATCGCCCATGTACGGTTGCAGGGCTTCGGGAATCGCGACGGTGCCGTCCTCGTTCTGGTAGTACTCGAGAATAGCAACCATCACGCGTGGAATTGCAAGCCCTGAGGCGTTCAGGGTGTGCAGATACTCAGCGGATTCGTGGCGCTCGGGTCGGTAGCGCAGGCCGGCACGACGAGCCTGGAAGTCCTCGAAGTTCGACGCCGAGGAAACCTCGAGCCAGCGGCCGCCCTGTTCTGGGCCGTCGTCCATGTCGTCGCCGGGTGCCCAGACCTCGATATCGTAAGTCTTCGCGCTCGCAAAGGTGAGATCGCCGGTACAGAGTTCGAGAATGCGGTAAGGAAGTCCGAGTTCCTGGAGGACGACTTCGGCTTCCTCGAGGAGGCCCTCGAGGCGGTCGTAGCTCTCGTCGGGTTCGACGAAGTTGACGAGTTCGACCTTGTTGAACTGGTGGACGCGGACGATGCCACGGGTTTCGGTGCCGTGCTCGCCGGCCTCGCGCCGGAAGTTTGGCGTGTAGGCCTGATGTTTGAGTGGGAGGTCGTCAGTGAGGAGAATGTCATCGGCGTACATGTTGGTGACGGGAACCTCTGCAGTCGGGCAGAGCCAGAGGTCTTCGTCGTCGTACTCCTCGTCGTTGCTGCCGCCGAGTCGGTAGGCATCGTCGACGAACTTGGGGAACTGGCCGGTGCCACGCATTGAGGCGCTCTTGACCGGAACGGGCGGGAAGACGTCGACGTAGTCTTGCTCGCGATGAATGTCCATCATGAACTGGACTAAGGCGTGCTCGAGTCGCGCGCCGTCGCCTTTGAGGAAGTAAAAGCCGGAGCCGGTCGTCTTGGCGGCGCGTTCCTCGTCGATGATGTCCATTTCCTCGCCGAGTTCGTAGTGGGGCGTCACGTCCTCGGGCACGTCACGCAGGTCGTCGAAGCCCCAGCGTCGATCTTCCTCGTTGTGGCGCTCGTCGACACCGAGTGGGACGCTCTCGTGAGGGATCTGTGGAACCTCGAGCATGCGCTCTTGGAGTTCGTCCTGCAGGTCGGCCGCTTCGTCTTCGACCTCCTCGATCTGGTCTTTGAGCTCCTGTGATTGCTCGATTGCTTCGTCTTTTTCCTCCCGTTTGCCCTCAGAAACGAGTGTGCCGATTTTCTTGGTGATCTCGTTGCGCTCGTGGCGCAGTTCATCGCCGCGGGCTTTCAACTCACGCCAGCGTTCGTCAATCTCGAGAAGTTCGTCAAGGTCGACGTCGGCACCCCGGTTGTCCAGTGCGTCGCGTACCTCGTCGGCATTCTCGCGTACGTAGGTCCGATCAAGCATTGCTCGAGGCTTCAGTACGGCCGTCCAAAACCGTATCGGAAGGTGACCGCGAGTGAGACCAGCGCGCGATGAGAGCCGGGACACGGGAAATGTTTTTTCGTGTCGGGGGAAGTGGGGTTCGTATGGACCCGCTCGAGGGCGAAGCACCGTCGGCACCGATCAGGTACGAGCCCGTCAACGTCAAAGACGTGCTCGTCGAGATGAAAGACACCGCAGAGCTGTTGATCGACCTGTCGTACTCTGCCGTCTTGCACTCGAGCGAGGAGATCGCCCGCGAGGTGCTTCGCCTCGAGGGGCGGATGGACGAACTCGAGATGCGCGCGCGGATGGGCTTGATGATGGCCGTTCGCAGCCCGGACGACGCCGAGCAACTCGCGCCCGTCCTTGGGATCGTCACGGCGGCTGATGACATCAGCGACGCCGCAGGCGACATTGCGAAGGTCGTTCTCGAGGATATCGGCTTGCCGGAGGCGATGCGTGCAGCGCTGCCGGAGGCCGTCGAAACGCTCGTTCGCGGGGTTGTCGTCGGCGACTCCGAGTACGTCGACCGACCGCTT
Proteins encoded in this window:
- the rpoA2 gene encoding DNA-directed RNA polymerase subunit A'', whose protein sequence is MTNVEYNVTDDMIAVVEDTDLPRRLKDNVYEELEGRADATVEDADDLAKAVELRYLDTRVDPLDPVGTVSAQSIGEPGTQLTMNTFHYAGVAEIDVTQGLPRLIELVDARKTPDTPMMTVHLEDEYATEREMAHKVVWNIEATKILALGDVSTNVADMRVQISLNRDTLEERMITPEEVAEIIEDNLSVSTVQQGTEIQFGPEEPSYRDLLQLVEELRDITFKGIEEVSRVVIRREEMDEGHEEFVLYTEGSAFGDVLEIEGVDASRTTCNNIHEIHRNLGIEAAREAIIEETHNTLAEQGLDDVNVRHLMLVADMMTNRGEIESIGRHGISGSKDSVLARAAFEVTVNHLLNAAIHGEIDTLQGVTENVIVGKPIKLGTGDVDLRMGSTTPGGSQAD
- a CDS encoding DUF7503 family protein, encoding MTEYLAKHPRMIGVLFTIMILLSQSGTAAASASAYYGP
- a CDS encoding elongation factor EF-2 — protein: MGRRKKIVQECERLMDEPENIRNIAIAAHVDHGKTTLSDNLLAGAGMISDETAGEQLAMDTEEDEQERGITIDAANVSMTHEYEDTNHLINLIDTPGHVDFGGDVTRAMRAVDGALVVVDAVEGAMPQTETVLRQALREGVKPTLFINKVDRLISELQEGPEEMQQRLVSVINDVNELIRGMTEDMDDVEDWTVSVEGGTVGFGSALYKWGVSMPSMQRTGMDFAEIMELERSDKRQELHEKTPLSDVVLDMVCEHFPNPVDAQPRRIPRVWRGDADSELADTMRLVDEDGEVVFMVTDIGMDPHAGEIASGRVFSGSLEKGQELYVSGTAGKNRVQSVGIYMGGEREEVEEVPAGNIAAVTGLRDAIAGSTVSSVEMTPFESIEHISEPVITKSVEAQNMDDLPKLIETLRQVSKEDPTIQITINEDTGEHLISGQGELHLEVITQRIEKNQGIPVNTGEPIVVYREQPQEASPEVEGISPNRHNRFYISIQPMTKDLVETIQLGEASMDMPEQERREALQDAGMEKDTSQNVEHIHGTNILIDDTKGIQHLNETMELVIEGFEDALDNGPLANEPVQGTLIRLHDARLHEDTIHRGPAQVIPATREALHNSLIEGRIKMLEPMQDVRIDVPNDHMGAASGEIQGRRGRVDDMYQEGDLMVVEGIAPVDELIGFASDIRSATEGRASWNTENAGFEVMSDSLQREKIMEIRERKGMKLELPERIQYI
- a CDS encoding HalX domain-containing protein, translated to MVLESTQRILVVHRERPLSVIDSERLSVPIAIDQVSFDISILEQLENCYDLLVLDWHLEQPDARGVLDAFRQTAPESWVLALAAEVPDDDPVDRGVDEVLVEPVAPTALAGTLERLLFQCAYERTMHNLFRLSTERAVLETELESDVAVGDQYQSVVQELQTCRERAASIRAELSGDSFDQTLRQLFSE
- a CDS encoding 30S ribosomal protein S12 — protein: MANGKYAARKLKKDRQEQRWSDSDYARRARGLREKSDPLEGAPQGRGIVLEKVGIEAKQPNSAIRKCVRVQLIKNGKQVTAFCPGDGAISFIDEHDEVTIAGIGGAKGRAMGDLSGVNYKVDKVNGVAMKELVRGNAEKPVR
- a CDS encoding DUF7504 family protein; this encodes MFSGPVSGDTSTDGGFTTKLRQLKHDGASVLVVGSLQPDHRRDICRRLFGDESSVDTLRRRIAVSTTGQAVWPTPGADSTPATFRHITYDAPARGTTAHQSPPTADETDPDTPSTPPHPETATAPTATTNSSTVAPARVTVDSLADVGIAISSAIEFFDTDADGLEPAELRVGIDSLLPLLEASDRETVFTFLHLITGRTTAADGMFHCHLPVEHDATIVSVLSSLFDVVLEVQDRADGYEERWSLTDEGRKSGWISRS
- the serS gene encoding serine--tRNA ligase; this translates as MLDRTYVRENADEVRDALDNRGADVDLDELLEIDERWRELKARGDELRHERNEITKKIGTLVSEGKREEKDEAIEQSQELKDQIEEVEDEAADLQDELQERMLEVPQIPHESVPLGVDERHNEEDRRWGFDDLRDVPEDVTPHYELGEEMDIIDEERAAKTTGSGFYFLKGDGARLEHALVQFMMDIHREQDYVDVFPPVPVKSASMRGTGQFPKFVDDAYRLGGSNDEEYDDEDLWLCPTAEVPVTNMYADDILLTDDLPLKHQAYTPNFRREAGEHGTETRGIVRVHQFNKVELVNFVEPDESYDRLEGLLEEAEVVLQELGLPYRILELCTGDLTFASAKTYDIEVWAPGDDMDDGPEQGGRWLEVSSASNFEDFQARRAGLRYRPERHESAEYLHTLNASGLAIPRVMVAILEYYQNEDGTVAIPEALQPYMGDQEVIEGHEKVGEAALGAGERE
- a CDS encoding 30S ribosomal protein S7, producing MAAEDQPDPDAPAGGADVSAQLFGEWELGELEYADPSTERYITVTPVAHTAGRHARKQFQKSQISIVERFINRLMQTEENTGKKQQALSAVRDSFELIHERTEENPIQVLVTAVENSAPREETVRLKYGGISVPKAVDVAPQRRVDQALKFLADGVYNDSFKTPTSVPEAIASQLIGAANYDVQTYAVSQKEEKERVAAAAR
- a CDS encoding DUF5781 family protein — translated: MDIRVQGPGPTTPFLGARDLFETEHDLSLPVYVHLRDNPDERTWAAHYDDHHVLNISHQAASSAMARELALHEFSHMARHEQNHPSHTQSIEEVLYLALAGKSVERRKLSHCYQIANHMKDIYADDITLAVGPGEKLLSYLESSLAAAIADRPDPASRPGLERLSASADPDITAVNAAFALALAERHDLVETDHRLYDLAHTATLDAPEVDFEGFKHRFRELAREPDSSSYRQVLVDATRSYVGNGGVAAD
- a CDS encoding NusA-like transcription termination signal-binding factor — protein: MGVTLDDEARQYLAAFEDVTGVSGIDCIVQSATDVDLEPAHTQETAAGAATAGDHTGADDDDDQLIVVVSSDAMGEAIGPGGRTVRRFEDELGMSVRLVADADDPETFVANTLAPAAVYNVTISENDDTVAYVEVATEDRGVAIGSNGQTIEAARRLAQRHFGIDDVQLV